In one Zalophus californianus isolate mZalCal1 chromosome 10, mZalCal1.pri.v2, whole genome shotgun sequence genomic region, the following are encoded:
- the TSC2 gene encoding tuberin isoform X8, which translates to MDIGLSSEFLLVLVNLVKFNSCYLDEYIASMVHMICLLCVQTVSSVDIEVSLQVLDAVVCYNCLPAESLPLFIVTLCRTINVKELCEPCWKLMRNLLGTHLGHSAIYNMCRIMEDRAYMEDAPLLRGAVFFVGMALWGAHRLYSLKNSPTSVLPSFYEAMTCPNEVVSYEIVLSITRLIKKYRRELQAVAWDILLNIMERLLQQLQSLDSPELRAIVHDLLTTVEELCDQNEFHGSQERYFELVERCADQRPESSLLNLITYRAQSIHPAKDGWIHNLQLLMERFFRNESRSAVRIKVLDVLSFVLLINRQFYEEELISSVVISQLSHVPEDKDPQVRKLATQLLVDLAEGCHTHHFNSLLDIVEKVIARSLSPPPELEERDVAAYSASLEDVKTAVLGLLVILQTKLYALPASHAVRVYETLVSHMELHYRRDYTLPIASSIRLQAFDFLLLLRADSLHRLGLPSKDGAVRFSPYCVCDAMEPERGPEKKASGPLSPPTGPPGSAPVGPAVRLGSLPYSLLFRVLLQCLKQEADWKVLKLVLSKLPESLRYKVLIFTSPCSVDQLSSALCSVLSGPRTLERLRGTPEGFSRTDLHLAVVPVLTALISYHNYLDKTRQREMVYCLEQGLIHRCASQCVVALAICSVEMPDIIIKALPVLVVKLTHISATASMAIPLLEFLSTLARLPHLYRNFAAEQYASVFAISLPYTNPSKFNQYIVCLAHHVIAMWFIRCRLPFRKDFVPFITKGLRSNVLLPFDDTPEKDSFRARSTSLNERPKSLRIARPPKQGLNNSPPVKEFKESPAAEAFRCRSISVSEHVVRSRIQTSLTSASLGSADENSMAQADDNLKNLHLELTETCLDMMARYVFSNFTAVPKRSPVGEFLLAGGRTKTWLVGNKLVTVTTSVGTGTRSLLGLDSGELQGGPESSSDPGAHVRQTKEAPAKLESQAGQQVCRGARDRVRSMSGGHGLRVGALDTPASHFPGGPTSPGAQTALTSKSERASAGTQFPVQEKTSLAAYVPLLTQGWAEILVRRPTGNTSWLMSLENPLSPFSSDINNMPLQELSNALMAAERFKERRDTALYKSLSVPAAGSSKPPPPPRSNTVASFSSLCQSSCQAKLHRSISWADSAVVPEEGSTSETHLSAEPMELEDFEATLGTDRRGDRAEAYSRSSSSSSQEEKFPAEELAAGGIPIERAVSSEGTRPSVELSFQPSQPLSKSSSSPELQTLQDVLGDPGDKTDVGRLSPEAKARSQSGILDGAGASWSAPGAESRGRGPAQPEGPLPSSCPRSPSGLRPRGYTISDSAPSRRGKRAEKDAFKSRAGASNTEKVPGINPSFVFLQLYHSPFFGDESNKPILLPNESFERSVQLLDQIPSYDTHKIAVLYVGEGQSSSELAILSNEHGSYRYTEFLTGLGKLIELKDCQPDKVYLGGLDVCGEDGQFTYCWHDDIMQAVFHIATLMPTKDVDKHRCDKKRHLGNDFVSIVYNDSGEDFKLGTIRGQFNFVHVIITPLDYECNLVTLQCRKDMEGLVDTSVAKIVSDRNLPFVARQMALHANMASQVHHSRSNPTDIYPSKWIARLRHIKRLRHRIREEAHYSNPSLPLMQMHPPGHAKAPAQAPAEPTPTYETGQRKRLISSVDDFTEFV; encoded by the exons GTGTCGTCCGTGGACATAGAG gtctCCCTGCAGGTGCTGGATGCCGTGGTCTGTTACAACTGCCTGCCGGCTGAGAGCCTCCCCCTGTTCATTGTCACCCTCTGCCGTACCatcaatgtcaaggagctttgtGAGCCTTGCTGGAAG CTGATGCGTAACCTCCTGGGCACCCACCTGGGCCACAGTGCCATCTACAACATGTGTCGTATCATGGAGGACAG AGCCTACATGGAAGATGCCCCACTGCTGAGAGGGGCTGTGTTCTTTGTGGGCATGGCGCTCTGGGGAGCGCACCGACTCTACTCCCTCAAGAACTCCCCGACGTCCGTGCTGCCATCGTTTTATGAG GCCATGACCTGTCCAAACGAGGTGGTGTCCTACGAAATCGTGCTTTCTAtaaccagactcatcaagaagTACCGCAGGGAGCTCCAGGCTGTGGCGTGGGACATCCTGCTGAACATCATGGAGCGCCTGCTTCAGCAGCTCCAG AGCCTGGACAGCCCAGAGCTCAGAGCTATCGTCCACGACCTGCTGACCACAGTGGAAGAGCTGTGTGACCAGAACGAGTTCCACGGCTCTCAGGAGAGATACTTTGAGCTGGTTGAGCGATGCGCAGACCAGAGGCCT GAGTCCTCCCTCTTAAACTTAATAACCTACAGGGCACAGTCAATCCATCCGGCGAAGGACGGCTGGATTCACAACCTGCAGTTGCTGATGGAGAGATTCTTCAG gaatGAATCCCGCAGTGCCGTTCGCATCAAGGTGCTGGATGTCCTGTCCTTCGTGCTGCTCATCAACAGGCAGTTCTATGAG GAGGAGCTGATCAGCTCAGTGGTCATCTCCCAGCTCTCCCACGTCCCTGAGGACAAAGACCCCCAAGTCCGGAAACTGGCCACCCAGTTGCTGGTGGACCTGGCCGAAGGCTGTCATACCCACCACTTCAACAGCCTGCTGGACATTGTGGAAAAG gtGATTGCCCGCTCCCTTTCTCCACCCCCTGAGCTGGAGGAGAGAGATGTGGCGGCGTACTCAGCCTCCTTAGAGGATGTGAAGACCGCCGTCTTGGGGCTCCTGGTCATCCTTCAG ACCAAGCTGTACGCCTTGCCTGCCAGCCACGCGGTGCGTGTGTACGAGACGCTCGTCAGCCACATGGAGCTGCATTACAGGCGCGACTACACCCTACCCATCGCAAGCAGCATCCGGTTGCAG GCCTTCGActtcctgctgctgctgaggGCCGACTCACTGCACCGCCTCGGCCTGCCCAGCAAGGATGGGGCCGTGAGGTTCAGCCCTTACTGCGTCTGTGACGCCAT GGAGCCGGAGAGGGGCCCGGAGAAGAAGGCCAGCGGCCCCCTGTCGCCTCCCACCGGGCCGCCTGGCTCTGCGCCCGTAGGCCCCGCGGTGCGGCTCGGCTCTCTGCCCTACTCCCTGCTCTTCCGCGTCCTCCTACAGTGCTTGAAGCAG GAGGCAGACTGGAAGGTGCTGAAGCTCGTGCTCAGCAAGCTGCCCGAGTCCCTGCGCTACAAGGTGCTCATCTTCACGTCTCCGTGCAGCGTCGACCAGCTGTCTTCCGCCCTCTGCTCCGTG CTTTCaggtcccagaaccctggagcGGCTTCGAGGCACCCCGGAAGGATTTTCCAGAACCGACCTGCATCTGGCTGTGGTTCCTGTGCTGACGGCGCTGATCTCTTACCATAATTACTTGGACAAGACCAGACAG CGGGAGATGGTGTACTGCCTGGAGCAAGGCCTGATCCACCGCTGTGCTAGCCAGTGTGTGGTGGCGCTGGCCATCTGCAGCGTGGAGATGCCCGACATCATCATTAAGGCGCTTCCCGTCCTGGTCGTGAAGCTCACACACATCTCAGCCACGGCCAGCATGGCCATTCCACTTCTCGAATTCTTATCAA CTCTGGCCCGGCTGCCCCACCTCTACCGGAACTTTGCAGCTGAGCAGTACGCGAGCGTCTTTGCCATTTCCCTGCCTTACACCAACCCCTCCAA GTTTAATCAGTACATCGTGTGCTTGGCCCATCATGTTATAGCCATGTGGTTCATTAGATGCCGCCTGCCCTTCCGGAaggattttgttccttttatcaCTAAG GGCTTGCGCTCCAACGTTCTCCTGCCCTTCGATGACACCCCTGAGAAGGACAGCTTCAGAGCTCGAAGCACCAGTCTCAACGAGAGGCCCAAGAG TTTGAGGATAGCCAGACCCCCCAAACAAGGCTTGAATAACTCTCCACCCGTGAAAGAATTCAAGGAGAGCCCTGCAGCCGAGGCCTTCCGGTGCCGCAGCATCAGTGTGTCTGAACATGTGGTCCGCAG CAGGATCCAGACGTCCCTCACCAGCGCCAGCTTGGGGTCTGCAGATGAGAATTCGATGGCCCAGGCTGATGACAACTTGAAAAATCTCCACCTGGAGCTCACAGAAACATGTCTGGACATGATGGCCAGATACGTGTTCTCCAATTTCACAGCGGTTCCCAAGAG GTCACCTGTGGGCGAGTTCCTCCTGGCTGGCGGCAGGACCAAAACCTGGCTGGTTGGGAACAAGCTTGTTACCGTGACAACGAGCGTGGGGACCGGGACCCGGTCGCTGCTGGGCTTGGATTCAGGAGAGCTGCAGGGTGGCCCCGAGTCGAG ctcagaCCCTGGCGCGCATGTGAGACAGACCAAGGAGGCGCCTGCCAAGCTGGAGTCCCAGGCTGGGCAGCAGGTGTGCCGCGGGGCCCGGGACCGGGTCCGCTCCATGTCCG GGGGCCATGGCCTTCGTGTTGGTGCCCTGGACACTCCAGCCTCCCACTTCCCGGGTGGCCCCACTTCCCCGGGTGCACAGACTGCTCTCACCAGCAAGTCTGAGAGGGCGTCAGCTGGTACCCAGTTCCCAGTGCAGGAGAAGACGAGCCTGGCAGCCTATGTCCCCCTGCTGACCCAGGGCTGGGCAGAGATCCTGGTCCGGAGGCCCACAG GGAACACCAGTTGGCTGATGAGCCTGGAGAACCCACTCAGCCCCTTCTCCTCAGACATCAACAACATGCCCCTGCAGGAGCTGTCCAACGCGCTCATGGCCGCCGAGCGCTTTAAGGAGCGTCGCGACACAGCTCTGTACAAGTCGCTGTCGGTGCCGGCGGCGGGCTCATCCaagccccctccacccccgcggTCTAACACGG TggcctctttctcctccctgtgCCAGTCCAGTTGCCAAGCAAAGCTGCACAGGAGCATTTCCTGGGCAG ACTCGGCAGTGGTTCCGGAGGAGGGGAGCACAAGCGAGACTCATTTGTCCGCGGAGCCCATGGAGTTGGAGGACTTTGAGGCGACGCTAGGCACAGACCGGCGTGGTGACCGTGCTGAGGCTTACAGCAGG TCATCTTCAAGCTCCAGCCAAGAGGAGAAGTTCCCTGCAGAGGAGCTGGCGGCTGGAGGGATCCCCATCGAGCGGGCCGTCTCTTCTGAGGGCACCCGGCCTTCTGTGGAGCTCTCCTTccagccctcccagcccctcagCAAGTCCAGCTCCTCGCCTGAGCTGCAGACCCTGCAGGACGTGCTGGGGGACCCTGGAGACAAGACTGACGTTGGCCGGCTGAGCCCTGAGGCCAAGGCCCGGTCGCAGTCCGGGATCCTGGACGGGGCAGGTGCCTCCTGGTCAGCCCCAGGCGCAGAGAGCCGGGGCCGGGGCCCCGCGCAGCCCGAGGGTCCCTTGCCTTCTAGCTGCCCCCGCTCCCCCAGTGGCCTGCGGCCCAGAGGCTACACCATCTCTGATTCGGCCCCATCACGCAGAGGCAAGAGAGCAGAGAAGGACGCCTTCAAGAGCAGAGCGGGGGCCTCCAATACTGAGAAGGTGCCAGGCATCAATCCCAG TTTTGTGTTCCTGCAACTCTACCATTCACCTTTCTTTGGTGACGAGTCCAACAAGCCCATCCTTCTACCCAATGAG TCCTTCGAGCGGTCAGTGCAGCTTCTCGACCAGATTCCATCCTATGACACGCACAAGATTGCCGTCCTGTACGTGGGAGAAGGCCAG AGCAGCAGCGAGCTGGCCATCCTGTCCAATGAGCACGGCTCGTACAGGTACACGGAGTTCCTGACCGGCCTGGGCAAGCTCATCGAACTCAAGGACTGCCAGCCGGACAAGGTGTACCTGGGGGGTCTGGATGTGTGTGGGGAGGACGGCCAGTTCACCTACTGTTGGCACGACGACATCATGCAAG CTGTCTTCCACATCGCCACCCTGATGCCCACCAAGGACGTGGACAAGCACCGCTGTGACAAGAAGCGTCATCTGGGCAATGACTTCGTGTCCATTGTGTACAATGACTCCGGCGAGGACTTCAAGCTGGGCACCATCAGA GGTCAGTTCAACTTTGTCCATGTCATCATCACCCCCCTGGACTATGAGTGCAACCTGGTGACCCTGCAGTGCAGGAAAG ACATGGAGGGTCTCGTGGATACCAGCGTGGCCAAGATCGTGTCAGACCGCAACCTGCCTTTTGTGGCCCGTCAGATGGCTCTGCACGCAAAC atgGCCTCACAGGTACATCACAGCCGCTCCAACCCCACTGACATCTACCCCTCCAAGTGGATCGCCAGGCTCCGCCACATCAAGCGGCTCCGCCACCGG ATCCGGGAGGAAGCCCACTATTCCAACCCCAGCCTGCCCCTGATGCAGATGCACCCCCCGGGCCACGCCAAAGCCCCTGCTCAGGCGCCGGCAGAGCCCACGCCCACGTATGAGACGGGCCAGCGGAAGCGCCTCATCTCCTCAGTGGATGACTTCACGGAGTTCGTGTGA